The following are encoded together in the Pontibacter liquoris genome:
- a CDS encoding B12-binding domain-containing radical SAM protein, producing the protein MPYTLEKPTILLITPPLTQLNTPYPATAYLTGFLTGRGYAVAQADFGIELVLRMFSRTGLKRLFKAIEQGDYELSDNSLRMLRLKREYLDTVEPVIRFLQNKDLTLAQQISYSRFLPEGARFDQVEDVDWAFGSMGITDRARYLATLYLEDLGDLIRETICPYFAFSRYAEKLALSATSFDPLEEALQAEPNLVDKMLLELLEERLQETKPDAVGFSIPFPGNLYGGLRLAQYIKQHYPHIKTLMGGGYPNTELRSLSEPRLFKYIDYVTLDDGEGPWLKLLEHLQGTRPQDQLQRTFLLQQGKVTYVNNCTDADIPHAEVGTPDYTGLPLRDYLSVIDVINPMHRLWSDGRWNKLTVAHGCYWKRCSFCDITLDYINRYDVAPATLLADRIEQLIAQTGQTGFHFVDEAAPPAPLRDMAIELIRRGIKISWWGNIRFEKTFTPDLCRLLAASGCIAVSGGLEVASDRLLTLMEKGVSIGQVARVTDSFTQAGIMVHAYLMYGFPTETTQETIDSLEVVRQLFENGVIQSGYWHRFSMTAHSPIGKNPEKYGVVKVGPEQGAFAYNDLWHDDPQGTDHSLFGEGLAKAIYNYMHGVALEEPLSFWFDFKTPRTTLKPDLIGSAIAQPHRPDSTRLNARVLWLGTIPEIEFTMIARKGETLERCLLTFFEKAEDFQVKTTAIIGQWLFDMLPRLMPDSPEALTLKQLEASFPAEAHLRFSEFMSSPTWLELREKALLLL; encoded by the coding sequence ATGCCTTATACTTTGGAGAAGCCAACCATCCTGTTAATTACGCCCCCACTTACGCAGTTAAATACCCCATATCCCGCCACAGCTTACCTGACGGGCTTTCTGACGGGGCGCGGCTATGCCGTGGCACAAGCCGACTTTGGCATTGAACTGGTGCTGCGCATGTTTTCCAGAACAGGATTGAAGCGGCTCTTTAAAGCCATTGAACAAGGCGATTATGAGTTGTCGGATAACAGCCTGCGCATGCTGCGCCTCAAGCGGGAGTACTTAGATACTGTGGAGCCCGTTATCCGCTTTCTGCAAAACAAGGACCTCACGCTGGCCCAGCAGATCAGCTACAGCCGTTTCCTGCCCGAAGGGGCGCGCTTTGACCAGGTGGAGGACGTGGACTGGGCATTTGGCAGCATGGGCATTACCGACAGGGCCCGTTACCTGGCCACCTTATACTTAGAAGACCTGGGCGATCTGATCCGGGAAACCATCTGCCCGTATTTTGCTTTCAGCCGCTATGCCGAAAAGCTGGCGCTCTCGGCCACCTCTTTCGACCCGCTGGAAGAAGCCTTGCAAGCGGAACCCAACCTGGTAGATAAAATGCTGCTGGAACTGCTCGAAGAACGCCTGCAGGAAACAAAACCCGACGCAGTGGGCTTTTCAATTCCTTTTCCGGGCAATTTATATGGTGGCTTGCGGCTGGCACAATATATCAAACAACACTATCCGCACATAAAAACGCTGATGGGCGGCGGCTATCCCAATACCGAGCTACGCAGCCTGAGCGAGCCGCGCCTCTTCAAGTACATCGATTACGTGACGCTGGATGATGGCGAAGGGCCCTGGCTCAAGCTGCTCGAGCACCTGCAGGGCACTCGCCCGCAGGACCAGCTGCAACGCACGTTTCTGCTGCAGCAGGGCAAGGTAACGTATGTGAACAACTGCACCGATGCTGACATTCCGCACGCCGAAGTAGGCACGCCTGACTACACGGGTTTGCCCCTGCGCGACTATTTATCGGTGATCGATGTGATCAACCCCATGCACCGCCTTTGGAGCGATGGCCGCTGGAACAAGCTAACAGTGGCCCACGGCTGCTACTGGAAGCGTTGCTCGTTCTGCGACATCACCCTCGATTACATCAACCGCTACGACGTGGCCCCTGCTACCCTGCTGGCCGATCGCATTGAGCAGCTGATTGCCCAGACCGGCCAGACCGGTTTCCATTTTGTGGATGAGGCTGCCCCGCCTGCGCCACTCCGCGACATGGCCATCGAGCTCATCCGCCGGGGCATTAAGATCTCGTGGTGGGGCAATATCCGCTTTGAAAAAACCTTTACGCCGGATCTGTGCCGCCTGCTGGCTGCGTCGGGTTGCATTGCTGTTTCCGGTGGCCTGGAAGTGGCATCGGACAGGCTGCTGACCCTGATGGAAAAAGGCGTGAGCATTGGCCAGGTAGCCCGCGTAACCGACAGCTTTACCCAGGCCGGCATTATGGTGCATGCCTACCTCATGTATGGCTTCCCCACCGAAACCACCCAGGAGACCATTGACTCGCTGGAAGTAGTACGCCAGCTGTTTGAGAACGGCGTGATTCAATCCGGTTACTGGCACCGCTTTAGTATGACGGCCCACAGCCCGATCGGGAAGAACCCTGAGAAGTATGGCGTAGTGAAAGTGGGGCCGGAGCAAGGGGCTTTTGCTTACAACGATCTTTGGCATGACGATCCGCAGGGCACCGACCATAGCTTGTTTGGCGAGGGGCTGGCCAAAGCCATCTATAATTACATGCATGGGGTGGCACTGGAGGAACCGCTCTCGTTCTGGTTTGATTTTAAAACTCCGCGCACCACGCTAAAGCCTGATCTGATCGGCAGCGCCATTGCGCAACCGCATCGCCCCGACAGCACCCGGCTAAATGCGCGCGTGTTGTGGCTGGGCACCATCCCCGAAATAGAGTTCACGATGATTGCCCGTAAGGGAGAAACCCTGGAGCGCTGCCTGCTTACGTTTTTTGAGAAAGCGGAGGATTTTCAGGTGAAAACTACGGCTATTATTGGGCAGTGGCTGTTTGACATGCTGCCCCGGCTGATGCCTGACAGCCCGGAGGCACTTACCTTAAAGCAACTGGAGGCCAGCTTTCCGGCGGAGGCGCACCTTCGCTTTTCGGAGTTCATGAGCTCGCCTACCTGGCTGGAGCTGCGCGAAAAGGCGCTGCTGCTTTTGTAA
- a CDS encoding DUF6624 domain-containing protein: protein MIRSLLLTLLCFLCLVTAGRAQSVGEAYSRYEANDFEASAKLYDKALRKGTGSSTDYYNAACSWALAGNKKKAFGYLNAAIEKGFMNVSHLKQDSDLSSLRTGKRWPALVRKLEENVARIEANYNQPLKARLELVFEQDQKYRRMIDSVQANYGMASEQWKMLESRMNKADAANLKEVTCILDEYGWPGKTLVGPKATLAVFLVVQHADLKIQEKYVPLMRAAAEKGEVSKANLALLEDRILAGNGKPQLYGSQVRLNPETQRYELHPILDEPHVDNRRAEMGLPPLKDYLKRFGISYALPPLDRGPHNE, encoded by the coding sequence ATGATACGATCGCTTCTTTTAACCCTGCTGTGTTTTCTTTGCCTGGTTACTGCTGGCAGGGCACAATCTGTGGGCGAGGCATATTCCCGCTATGAAGCCAATGATTTCGAAGCATCCGCTAAGCTCTACGATAAAGCCCTGCGCAAAGGCACCGGCAGCAGCACCGATTACTACAACGCCGCCTGCTCCTGGGCCCTAGCCGGAAACAAAAAGAAAGCCTTTGGGTACCTGAACGCCGCTATAGAAAAAGGCTTTATGAACGTTAGCCACCTGAAGCAGGACAGCGACCTGAGCAGCCTGCGGACCGGCAAGCGCTGGCCCGCCCTGGTGCGGAAACTGGAGGAAAATGTAGCCCGCATAGAGGCAAATTATAACCAGCCCTTAAAAGCCCGCCTCGAACTGGTGTTTGAGCAGGACCAGAAATACCGCCGCATGATCGACTCTGTGCAGGCGAATTACGGGATGGCTTCGGAGCAGTGGAAAATGCTGGAGAGCCGCATGAACAAAGCGGATGCGGCCAACCTAAAGGAAGTGACGTGCATTCTGGACGAATATGGCTGGCCTGGCAAAACCCTGGTCGGGCCGAAAGCAACCCTGGCCGTTTTCCTGGTGGTGCAGCACGCCGACCTGAAAATACAGGAGAAGTATGTGCCGCTCATGCGTGCCGCCGCGGAGAAAGGGGAGGTGTCCAAAGCAAACCTGGCCTTGCTGGAAGACCGCATCCTGGCGGGCAACGGCAAACCCCAGCTCTACGGCAGCCAAGTGCGCCTTAACCCCGAAACGCAACGCTACGAGCTTCATCCTATCCTCGACGAACCACATGTAGATAACCGGCGCGCCGAAATGGGGCTCCCACCACTGAAAGATTACCTCAAGCGCTTTGGCATTTCGTATGCGCTGCCGCCCCTCGATCGGGGACCGCACAACGAGTAG
- a CDS encoding M28 family metallopeptidase has product MIKQLLLLCLPAAVCFLPACQSANTNKAAMAQQTPQAAAPVTLRTDSFGRYLREISADELEGRKPFTNGEKKTLAYLEREFKALGLEPGNGDSYLQEVPMVDVHTTASPTMTIKGKQELKLEGRKDYVIWTRRTDPAVTVDASELVFAGFGIVAPEYNWNDYAGLDVKDKVVVVLVNDPGFYAQDPAVFKGRTMTYYGRWTYKFEEAARQGAKGCLIIHSTEPAGYGFEVVQNNWNTSKLYLDSRGKETYKCAMEGWVSNEVGKKLLAAAGMDYTSLVAKASKPGSKPVPLHLNVSTAMTVKTKYDKSHNFIAKLTGAKSPDENILYSAHWDHLGIGKADATGDSIYNGAVDDASGVAGLLEIAKVFKSQPGRPERSIVFLAVTAEEQGLWGSAYYAEHPVFPKEKTVANINMDMLNSYGRTKDIVLFGMGQSELEDYIAEEGKKVGRYVAPEPNPEAGLYYRSDHFNFAKIGIPALFIGPGIDDVERGKAYGKQQLDAFYANYYHKPSDEVHAGYVADGAVEDLTLLYQVGKRLSVAGVWPKWKTGSEFKAIREAYLP; this is encoded by the coding sequence ATGATAAAACAATTGCTACTGCTTTGCCTGCCTGCTGCTGTGTGCTTCCTGCCCGCCTGCCAGTCGGCTAATACAAACAAAGCCGCTATGGCGCAACAAACCCCGCAAGCAGCTGCGCCTGTTACGCTGCGCACCGATAGCTTTGGCCGGTACCTGCGCGAAATTTCGGCAGATGAGCTGGAAGGCCGCAAGCCTTTTACCAACGGAGAGAAGAAAACGCTGGCCTACCTGGAGCGGGAGTTCAAAGCCCTCGGCCTGGAACCCGGAAACGGCGACAGCTATTTGCAGGAAGTGCCCATGGTGGATGTGCATACCACCGCCAGCCCTACGATGACCATCAAAGGCAAGCAGGAGCTGAAGCTGGAAGGCCGCAAAGATTACGTGATCTGGACCCGGCGCACCGACCCGGCAGTAACGGTAGACGCGAGCGAGCTGGTGTTTGCCGGTTTTGGCATTGTGGCCCCCGAGTATAACTGGAACGACTATGCCGGGCTGGATGTAAAAGACAAAGTAGTGGTGGTGCTGGTAAACGATCCCGGGTTTTATGCGCAGGACCCCGCTGTTTTTAAAGGCCGCACCATGACCTACTACGGACGCTGGACCTATAAATTTGAGGAAGCTGCCCGCCAGGGAGCCAAAGGCTGCCTGATTATCCATAGCACAGAACCGGCCGGCTATGGCTTTGAGGTCGTGCAGAACAACTGGAACACCTCCAAGCTATACTTAGATTCGAGGGGAAAAGAGACCTATAAGTGCGCCATGGAGGGCTGGGTGTCGAACGAGGTGGGCAAGAAACTGCTGGCTGCTGCCGGTATGGACTATACGTCGCTTGTCGCCAAAGCATCCAAGCCAGGTTCTAAACCTGTTCCGCTGCACCTGAACGTCAGCACGGCGATGACGGTGAAAACAAAGTATGATAAGTCGCATAACTTCATTGCCAAGCTCACCGGTGCTAAAAGCCCGGACGAAAACATTCTCTACTCGGCCCACTGGGACCACCTGGGCATTGGCAAAGCAGATGCCACCGGCGACAGCATTTACAACGGTGCCGTAGACGATGCCAGCGGCGTTGCCGGTCTGCTGGAGATTGCTAAAGTGTTTAAAAGCCAGCCTGGCAGGCCGGAAAGAAGCATCGTGTTTTTAGCTGTTACCGCCGAAGAGCAGGGGCTTTGGGGCTCGGCCTACTATGCCGAACACCCGGTGTTCCCGAAAGAAAAGACCGTGGCCAACATCAACATGGACATGCTTAACTCCTATGGCAGAACCAAAGACATCGTGCTTTTTGGCATGGGCCAGTCCGAGCTGGAAGATTACATTGCTGAAGAAGGCAAAAAAGTAGGCCGCTACGTGGCGCCCGAACCAAACCCGGAAGCCGGTTTATACTACCGGTCCGACCATTTCAACTTTGCCAAGATCGGGATTCCAGCCTTATTCATCGGCCCGGGCATTGACGATGTGGAAAGAGGGAAAGCCTATGGCAAGCAGCAGCTAGACGCCTTTTACGCCAACTACTACCACAAACCATCCGACGAAGTACACGCCGGCTATGTGGCGGATGGCGCTGTGGAAGATTTGACGCTTCTTTATCAGGTAGGTAAGCGGTTATCGGTAGCAGGGGTGTGGCCCAAGTGGAAAACGGGCTCTGAATTTAAAGCCATCCGGGAAGCGTACCTGCCTTAA
- the uvrB gene encoding excinuclease ABC subunit UvrB — protein MDFQLTSEFQPTGDQPKAIEQLTQGIKNGEPVQVLLGATGTGKTFTMANVIKNTGKPTLVLCHNKTLAAQLYGEFKQFFPNNAVEYFISYYDYYQPEAYIASSDVFIEKDLAINEEIEKLRLHTTSALLSGRRDVIVVASVSCIYGIGNPEEFGKNVLHLAPGQRYSRNNLLYTFVQILYSRTEAEFTRGTFRVKGDTVDLYPAYADFAYRLYFFGDELEQIHRIDPASGKKLSDESAITIYPANLFVTGKDTLHQAINEIQFDMVAQHEYFLKEDRPAEAKRIKERTEFDLEMIRELGYCSGIENYSRYFDRRAPGARPFCLLDYFPDDFMMVIDESHVTVPQVRAMWGGDRSRKVALVEYGFRLPAAMDNRPLTFNEFESLMHQVVFVSATPGDYEIQKSEGVIVEQIIRPTGLLDPEIEIRPSSNQVDDLLEEIDERVKTGARVLVTTLTKRMSEELAKYLERLNIKVKYLHSEVKSLDRVEILRELRLGIIDVLIGVNLLREGLDLPEVSLVAILDADKEGFLRDQRSLIQTMGRAARNENGKVIMYADRMTGSMQRAIDETNRRRATQQAYNEAHGITPRTILKSNEEVFEQTAVADMKKREVKAYAGAGEVSLAAEPVIQTMKRDELEKLIKKTEKLMEASAKDLDFLQAAKYRDELAELRQLLKSKRD, from the coding sequence ATGGATTTTCAGCTAACCTCAGAATTTCAACCGACCGGCGATCAGCCGAAAGCAATAGAACAACTCACCCAGGGCATTAAGAACGGGGAACCGGTACAGGTGCTGCTAGGGGCTACGGGAACGGGTAAAACCTTTACTATGGCCAACGTGATTAAAAACACGGGCAAGCCCACGCTGGTCTTGTGCCACAACAAAACACTGGCCGCGCAGCTCTACGGCGAGTTCAAGCAGTTCTTCCCTAACAACGCCGTCGAGTACTTTATTTCCTACTACGACTACTACCAGCCCGAAGCCTACATTGCCTCGTCAGATGTGTTCATCGAGAAAGACCTGGCCATTAACGAGGAGATCGAGAAGCTGCGCCTGCACACCACTTCGGCGCTGCTTTCGGGGCGCCGCGATGTGATCGTGGTGGCGTCGGTGTCGTGTATTTACGGTATCGGGAACCCCGAGGAATTTGGCAAAAACGTGCTGCACCTGGCACCAGGGCAGCGCTACAGCCGCAACAACCTGCTTTATACCTTTGTCCAGATCCTCTATAGCCGCACCGAAGCCGAATTCACACGTGGAACATTCCGGGTAAAAGGCGATACGGTAGATCTTTATCCGGCCTATGCCGACTTTGCCTACCGTTTATACTTCTTTGGCGACGAGCTGGAGCAGATCCACCGCATCGATCCGGCATCCGGTAAAAAGCTATCCGACGAATCGGCTATCACCATTTACCCGGCCAACCTTTTCGTGACCGGCAAAGACACGCTGCACCAAGCTATCAACGAGATCCAGTTCGACATGGTGGCCCAGCACGAATACTTCCTCAAAGAAGACCGCCCGGCCGAGGCCAAGCGCATCAAGGAGCGCACCGAGTTCGACCTGGAGATGATCCGCGAGCTGGGCTACTGTTCCGGCATCGAGAACTACTCCCGCTACTTCGACCGCCGTGCGCCGGGTGCCCGTCCGTTCTGTTTGCTTGATTATTTTCCGGATGATTTTATGATGGTGATCGACGAGAGCCACGTGACCGTGCCGCAGGTGCGCGCCATGTGGGGCGGTGACCGCTCGCGCAAAGTGGCGCTGGTAGAGTATGGCTTCCGCTTGCCGGCCGCCATGGACAACCGCCCGCTCACCTTCAACGAGTTTGAAAGCCTGATGCACCAGGTGGTATTTGTGAGCGCCACGCCCGGCGACTATGAGATCCAGAAATCCGAAGGGGTGATTGTCGAGCAGATCATCCGCCCAACCGGGCTGCTGGACCCGGAGATCGAGATCCGGCCAAGCTCCAACCAGGTAGATGACCTGCTGGAAGAAATTGACGAGCGCGTGAAAACCGGCGCTCGTGTGCTGGTAACCACCCTCACCAAACGCATGTCGGAGGAGCTGGCCAAGTACCTGGAGCGCCTCAACATCAAGGTAAAGTACCTGCACTCCGAAGTCAAGTCGCTGGACCGCGTGGAAATTCTGCGGGAGCTGCGCCTGGGCATCATCGACGTGCTGATCGGGGTGAACCTGCTGCGCGAAGGCCTGGACCTGCCGGAGGTAAGTTTGGTCGCCATACTGGATGCTGATAAGGAAGGCTTTCTGCGCGACCAGCGTTCGCTGATCCAGACCATGGGCCGCGCCGCCCGAAACGAGAACGGCAAAGTGATTATGTATGCCGACCGCATGACGGGCTCCATGCAGCGCGCCATCGACGAGACCAACCGCCGCCGGGCTACCCAGCAGGCCTATAACGAGGCGCATGGCATTACGCCGCGCACCATCCTCAAATCGAATGAGGAAGTGTTTGAGCAAACAGCCGTTGCCGACATGAAGAAGCGGGAGGTAAAAGCGTATGCCGGGGCTGGAGAGGTGTCGCTGGCAGCAGAGCCGGTAATCCAGACCATGAAGCGGGACGAGCTGGAGAAGCTCATCAAAAAAACCGAGAAACTCATGGAAGCGTCTGCCAAAGACCTCGACTTTTTGCAGGCCGCCAAGTACCGCGACGAGCTGGCCGAGTTGCGGCAACTGCTTAAATCAAAGCGCGACTAA
- a CDS encoding GNAT family N-acetyltransferase codes for MMSSADTNAFQFRSGTLADAELLAELGWRTFYETFAAYNRPEDMAAFRPTMYTPELQTEELCDPETAFVIVEVQEQAVAYVKLNAGKAPDEIRGQKPLQISRLYILHEWTGKGLGDRLMQLCLERARKNGHDVVWLTVWEHNQRAMRFYHKYHFEEAGELTFILGQDVQRDLYMQRQV; via the coding sequence ATGATGAGTTCAGCTGACACGAACGCTTTTCAGTTCAGAAGCGGCACACTGGCCGATGCCGAGCTGCTGGCGGAACTGGGCTGGCGCACCTTTTACGAAACCTTCGCCGCGTATAACCGGCCAGAAGACATGGCCGCTTTTCGCCCCACCATGTATACGCCGGAACTGCAAACGGAAGAGCTGTGTGACCCGGAAACCGCGTTTGTGATCGTGGAGGTGCAGGAGCAGGCTGTCGCCTATGTAAAACTGAATGCTGGCAAGGCACCTGACGAAATCCGGGGGCAAAAGCCCTTACAGATAAGCCGCCTTTATATTTTACATGAATGGACCGGAAAGGGATTAGGCGACCGCCTGATGCAGCTTTGCCTGGAAAGAGCTCGGAAAAACGGACATGATGTAGTATGGCTGACCGTGTGGGAACACAACCAGCGGGCGATGCGCTTTTACCACAAGTATCACTTTGAAGAAGCAGGAGAGCTGACGTTTATACTTGGCCAGGATGTGCAACGTGATCTGTACATGCAGCGGCAAGTATAA